AGCATTTGTGTGTTTTAAGATCGCGAATGTAGGCTCTGTGAACTCATCAATCAAAGCAACGGCAGCATCAACGTCAACCAAATTGTTGTAAGATAGCTCTTTACCGTTCAATTTGTCAAACATCTTATCTAAGTCGCCGAAGAAAATACCTTTTTGGTGCGGGTTTTCACCATAGCGCAACACCTGCGCTTTTTGCTCAGATTGTTTAAAAACCTGAAGCGGATTTTCTTGATTGAAATAGTTGAAGATTGCCGTATCGTAATGCGAGGATGTATTGAATGCACGTTTAGCAAATTCTTTACGTTGTTCCAACGACGTATTACCTTCTTGGTTTGCTAGTATTTCTTCCAATTCTTTGTAATCATTTTTGGAAGAGATAATAACCACATCGTTAAAGTTTTTAGCGGCAGCGCGTATCAATGAAATTCCACCGATATCTATTTTCTCGATAATATCTTGTTCCGATGCACCGGAAGCAACAGTTTCTTCAAAAGGATACAAATCCACAATAACCAAATCGATCTCAGGTATTTCATACTGAGCAAGCTGTTGTTGATCCGACTCAAGCGGGCGGCGCGCCAAGATACCGCCAAATACTTTTGGATGCAATGTTTTTACACGGCCTCCTAAAATAGAAGGGTAGCTGGTGAGGTCTTCAACTGGAACAACATCTATACCTAAATCTTTGATAAATGTTTCTGTTCCACCAGTGGAATAGAAGGTAACACCGTATTTGTTTAATAATTCAACTAAAGGAGCGAGGCCGTCTTTATAATAGACTGAAACCAATGCATTTTTAATCTTTACAGGATGGTTCATTATGATGGATTTGTTTCGTGGCGCAAAGATAGGTATTTAAAATCTTGATATCAATAAATCAAGTACTTTAAATAGAAAGGAGAATCTGTTTACGAGATTCTCCTTTCTAGATTGTTTTAATTTTATACCAAATTGAGCTTTAATTTTAGCTCTTCAGAAATTTGGTTGGTGATTTCCCAGATTGGCTCTGGTTCATCGGTATTGTTAAATATGACCTGATCGCAAGTGTCCTGATACGGCAGTAGGTACTCGTTGTAGGAGGGTAGAACATGGTTTACCCATTTGTACATGACATCATCTTCAAAGTATCCCCGTTCAACCAGATCACGGTGTAAGCGTCGTCTTAACGCGATATCCTGATCAGCGCTTAAAAATATCTTATGATTGATTAAATTATTTATCTCTGTATAATAGAAAATGAATAGACCTTCAATAATTAAAATAGGTGCCGGTTTAATCTCTAATATTTTGGGTGTTAATGAAGGGTTGTTAAATGTATACTCTTCCTTATATATTGTCTCACCGTTAAAGAGAGCCTTGATATCTTTATAAAAAGCATCTCTGTCGATTGATGTCGGAATATCGAAGTTATAGAGCCTGTTTTCCTCCTGAGTTTTAGTATTGGCAGGGATGTAATAATCATCTTGGGAAATTAAGGTCACCTCATGTGGGTTAAAATGTTTTAAAAAGCTATTTAAAAAAAAAGTCTTCCCAGAACCACTACTTCCGGCAATTCCTATGACATACGGTTTGTTATTCATTCTTACTATGCTATAAAAGCTATTTTATTCTGTTAATTTTCTAGAGGTAATCCATACGCAATTTCAACCTGGAAGCGTTTATCAAGTGCGCCTATGCTCGCGGCGGCAGATTTTGACAACACGACAATTGCATTTTGGTTTTCGGCATTATCATTAAATTTACCAACCACTTTTGCATAAGTCACACTTTTGGTCATTGGGTTAGTAATTTTTAAAATAGTACCTACTGGAGCTGACTTATGAAGAGCGAGGTTGCTTGTACCTTGAGATGATAGCCCATCAATCCAGACGCCAATACCACGTTCGGACTTTTCACGTATTCCGTAGCGGTTTGTTGAAATTTGATTTTCTTCTTTATCATCACCGTCAGTAGAATCGGGGCTTACAATTTCGATTCCTTTAGGTTCAACTAATTTTGGTGGTTCAGGAGGCAGGGGCTGATTGGGGATCATGAGTTTCATTCCACCGCCAATAACATTATTTTTTAAGTTATTTGCTTTTTTGATGTCTTCAACAGAAATACTGAACCTTTTAGATATGGCATAAAGTGTCTCTTTCTCACCAACGATATATTCCGTGAAACCTTCTTGCTGCTGCGGATTACGCGGATTTTGCACTGTCATATTTCCACGGTCATTGTTTACTGTTGATTTCGCTTTACGACCTGTTGGAATCTTAACAATTTGACCCAGGCTTAATGTTCCATTACCGTTTATTTGGGTCAATTGGCCTACCGTCGTTTTATACTTTTTACTTAACTGGTAATAATTATCTCCTTTTTCAATTTTGAACAGCACGTATTCTTCACCATTGATTGCTTCTGTTCCTACTGAATCAGGGATAAAATCAGCGCGTAAAGAAGTTGAGTTTTTTGCTTCAACTTGTTGAATAGCTAATATCGCGATGGATAGAATAGCTATCTTTTTATATGTCTTTAATTCGAATAAAACTTTCATATATTTTGCAATTATACTAAATACGAAACAAACTCCCGTTTATTATCTGTCAAAAGGAATATTTGTTCGTGAATAAGAAAATAAATGTTGAAGAGCTTTAGTTCCAGTTTGGAAACTGCAATAATAGACTCTGTCAATGTTTCTCTTGTGGATTGCACTAGCCTGATTTGATAACAATTGTTTCTGTCTTTTTCATAGAAAGCCCAAATAAAGTAGTCATTCACTGTATTTATCCAGATTTCACCATCAATTGGGAAATCCTTCAAAAAAAGGGGTATTTCACCATTGTAGATAATAGGATAGACGAGCTCGCTAGCATAAGGTTTAAAGAAAATTTCATTTTTGCTTTCAATCGACATCGATTGGAGGTTCAAAAATAATTGGAAGCCTTCTGCTATTACTTTTGGTCTAATAAGCACGCCTTGATCAACCATGCCGATGAATATGTAGTTGAACCAGGTTTCTTGAAGCTGCGGATTGTAGCAATCGATTACCTGTATGCCTGCGTCAATAGGTGAATTATTGGCAATCTTCTTAAGTATTAATTTTTTGCATTGAATTCCTGCTAGGACCCACTCTTTGGCTATTGCCTTGAAGTCTTGTAATACGTAAGTTCCTTCAAAAGTGATGACATTAAAATAGGGAAAGGTATCATCTGGATTTCTTGTCTCTATAGCGATCAATTTATTCTCCGCATCGATTTCTATCCGCCAAATGGGGTATGTAAAAATGAAATTGAATGCTTTTGAAATTGTGTGATTTGCCATGTAATTTTCAATCCAAGGGGACAAACTTAGATAAAGTTACTTTTATATACAAGTATAATCACGCGTAAACTGATTTTATCGTGTTTTATGTTTGTTTTAAACAGTATTTTTCTCAAAAAAAAGTCCAGACATAGCTGGACCTTTTTTTTGAGAAAAATACTGTTTAAAATTTAGAACCAATTGTTAGTACAACATTAGTCCGTTGATTTTTTATATCGGCTACC
The DNA window shown above is from Sphingobacterium thalpophilum and carries:
- the purH gene encoding bifunctional phosphoribosylaminoimidazolecarboxamide formyltransferase/IMP cyclohydrolase — encoded protein: MNHPVKIKNALVSVYYKDGLAPLVELLNKYGVTFYSTGGTETFIKDLGIDVVPVEDLTSYPSILGGRVKTLHPKVFGGILARRPLESDQQQLAQYEIPEIDLVIVDLYPFEETVASGASEQDIIEKIDIGGISLIRAAAKNFNDVVIISSKNDYKELEEILANQEGNTSLEQRKEFAKRAFNTSSHYDTAIFNYFNQENPLQVFKQSEQKAQVLRYGENPHQKGIFFGDLDKMFDKLNGKELSYNNLVDVDAAVALIDEFTEPTFAILKHTNACGVASRSTIKQAWLDALACDPVSAFGGVLITNGQVDAATAEEINKLFFEVLIAPSYSEEAINILTAKKNRIILVRKEVTLPGQQFKTLLNGVILQDKDNTIEGPEQMVTVTQVEPTAEQLEDLYFANKIVKHTKSNTIVFAKNGTLLASGVGQTSRVDALKQAIEKAISFGFDLKGCAMASDAFFPFPDCVEIASEAGIATVLQPGGSIKDQLSIDMANEKGISMVTTGVRHFKH
- a CDS encoding uridine kinase, with protein sequence MNNKPYVIGIAGSSGSGKTFFLNSFLKHFNPHEVTLISQDDYYIPANTKTQEENRLYNFDIPTSIDRDAFYKDIKALFNGETIYKEEYTFNNPSLTPKILEIKPAPILIIEGLFIFYYTEINNLINHKIFLSADQDIALRRRLHRDLVERGYFEDDVMYKWVNHVLPSYNEYLLPYQDTCDQVIFNNTDEPEPIWEITNQISEELKLKLNLV
- a CDS encoding LysM peptidoglycan-binding domain-containing protein; translation: MKVLFELKTYKKIAILSIAILAIQQVEAKNSTSLRADFIPDSVGTEAINGEEYVLFKIEKGDNYYQLSKKYKTTVGQLTQINGNGTLSLGQIVKIPTGRKAKSTVNNDRGNMTVQNPRNPQQQEGFTEYIVGEKETLYAISKRFSISVEDIKKANNLKNNVIGGGMKLMIPNQPLPPEPPKLVEPKGIEIVSPDSTDGDDKEENQISTNRYGIREKSERGIGVWIDGLSSQGTSNLALHKSAPVGTILKITNPMTKSVTYAKVVGKFNDNAENQNAIVVLSKSAAASIGALDKRFQVEIAYGLPLEN